One genomic region from Streptomyces sp. NBC_00582 encodes:
- a CDS encoding IclR family transcriptional regulator has protein sequence MDSTVVKGLEALSALARETARGLRHGSAASVAELARRMGRDRSQLSRTVTAMTAEEFVTRDDVSGGVTPHWRLYAAARDLTAHRLRTDGLTALEGMATETGESCYLGVLVGDTTVTVAERVPPGSRQLGSWIGRPYPAYCSDCGQALLSDADDDEVAAVFARTAFAPHGPNTPTGLDDFLRRLEVTRQRGYSIVDEEAEPGLYSVAVPVRDFTDEVVAAVQVVGPRRRLEPKTDACVAAALRWGRRLETALRGA, from the coding sequence GCCACGGCTCCGCCGCGTCCGTCGCGGAACTGGCCCGGCGGATGGGCCGCGACCGCAGCCAGCTCTCCCGCACCGTCACGGCGATGACCGCGGAGGAGTTCGTCACCCGCGACGACGTCTCCGGCGGCGTCACCCCGCACTGGCGCCTGTACGCGGCGGCACGCGACCTCACCGCCCACCGTCTGCGCACCGACGGACTCACGGCGCTGGAGGGCATGGCCACCGAGACCGGCGAGAGCTGCTACCTGGGCGTCCTGGTCGGCGACACCACCGTGACCGTCGCCGAACGGGTGCCGCCGGGCAGCCGGCAGCTCGGCTCGTGGATCGGCCGCCCCTACCCGGCCTACTGCAGCGACTGCGGTCAGGCGCTGCTGAGCGACGCCGACGACGACGAGGTCGCCGCGGTCTTCGCACGCACCGCGTTCGCACCCCACGGCCCCAACACCCCCACCGGACTGGACGACTTCCTGCGCCGGCTGGAGGTGACCCGGCAGCGGGGCTACTCGATCGTCGACGAGGAGGCCGAGCCGGGCCTCTACTCGGTCGCCGTGCCGGTCCGCGACTTCACCGACGAGGTCGTCGCCGCCGTCCAGGTCGTCGGACCGCGACGGCGCCTGGAACCGAAGACGGACGCCTGCGTGGCGGCGGCCCTGCGCTGGGGCCGCCGCCTGGAGACGGCACTGCGCGGCGCCTGA
- a CDS encoding limonene-1,2-epoxide hydrolase family protein — protein sequence MSPDAVVRSLADSWNDPSRDPEAVSKHFAEDARYHNIPVEPILGRAAIHDACVDGFKQFDRIHWDVKYQVASGNVVMNERVDTLQSGERVIVIRVMGVFEVNDGLITEWRDYFDMAEAGPAFGQ from the coding sequence ATGAGTCCTGACGCAGTCGTACGTTCCCTCGCCGACAGCTGGAACGACCCCAGCCGCGATCCTGAGGCCGTCAGCAAGCACTTCGCCGAAGACGCCCGCTACCACAACATCCCCGTGGAGCCCATCCTCGGCCGCGCCGCCATCCACGACGCCTGCGTGGACGGCTTCAAGCAGTTCGACCGAATCCACTGGGACGTCAAGTACCAGGTCGCCTCCGGCAACGTGGTCATGAACGAGCGCGTCGACACCCTGCAATCAGGGGAACGCGTGATCGTGATCAGGGTCATGGGCGTCTTCGAGGTCAACGACGGCCTCATCACTGAATGGCGCGACTATTTCGACATGGCAGAGGCCGGCCCCGCCTTTGGCCAGTAG
- a CDS encoding TetR family transcriptional regulator, which yields MSLRERKKLAAWRAIRNAALRLFEERGFEAVSVEEIAAAAGVSRSTFFNYFASKDAVVFDQDPEQREQWRAIMAARPDDEPLWDSLTAILVGFNELLSDRVPLQRRLKDRSPALAQSSWDVVGEQFLTDLREWTASRTSEGDAMTVALKLNLAFAAQSTAYETWGTDESFDEYLRRLKYCLHAAAPMGPPEQTSGS from the coding sequence ATGAGCCTGCGTGAACGGAAGAAGCTGGCAGCCTGGCGCGCCATCCGGAACGCCGCACTGCGGCTTTTCGAGGAGCGCGGGTTCGAAGCCGTCAGTGTCGAGGAGATCGCCGCCGCCGCGGGCGTCTCCCGCAGCACCTTCTTCAATTACTTCGCCAGCAAGGACGCCGTCGTCTTCGACCAGGACCCCGAGCAGCGGGAGCAGTGGCGCGCGATCATGGCCGCCCGGCCCGACGACGAGCCCTTGTGGGACTCACTGACGGCGATCCTGGTCGGATTCAACGAACTCCTCAGCGACCGCGTCCCGCTGCAACGGCGACTGAAGGACCGCTCCCCCGCCCTCGCGCAGTCGAGTTGGGACGTCGTGGGCGAGCAGTTCCTCACCGACCTGCGCGAATGGACGGCGTCGCGCACCTCGGAAGGCGACGCCATGACCGTGGCTCTCAAGCTGAACCTGGCATTCGCCGCGCAGAGCACCGCTTACGAGACGTGGGGTACGGACGAGTCCTTCGACGAGTACCTGCGACGGTTGAAGTACTGCCTGCACGCTGCGGCCCCCATGGGACCGCCGGAGCAGACATCCGGCTCATGA